ACAACGGCGCAGGCAAGTCGACCTTCATCAAGACGATGTCAGGCGTTCACAAGCCGACAGGCGGCCAGATCTTCTTCGAGGGCAAACCACTTTCCTTCGCCAGTCCCCGCGAAGCGATGGAAGCGGGTATCGCGACCGTCTTCCAGGATCTGGCAATGATCCCGCTGATGTCGGTGACCCGCAATTTCTTCATGGGACGCGAGCCGACCAAGGGCCGGGGGCTGTTCAAGCGCTTCGACCTTGACCGCGCCAACGAGATCACGATGCAGGAAATGCGCAGAATGGGTATCAATCTGCGCGCGCCGGATCAGGCGGTGGGGACGCTGTCGGGTGGCGAACGTCAGACGGTGGCGATTGCCCGGGCGGTCTATTTCGGTGCGAAGGTGCTGATCCTGGATGAGCCGACTTCCGCGCTTGGCGTTCGGCAGACCTCGAACGTGCTTTCCACCATAGACCGGGTGCGCAAGCAGGGCGTCGGCGTCGTCTTCATCAGTCACAATGTCCGCCATGCTCTTGCCGTTGGCGACCGGTTCACGGTTCTCAACCGCGGCCAGACGCTAGGCACGGCCGTTCGAGGTGAGATCAATGCCTCCGAATTGCAGGACCTCATGGCCGGCGGACAGGAGCTTGCGCAGCTCGAGGGTTCCCTCGGCGGCACGATCTGAACCGCATTTGTAGGCAGGCGGCAGATTGGTTCTGCCGCATGTCGATGTTCACGCAGAAGAGCGGATTTCGCCATGACTGACCCTTCAAAGCGGGCGCTGTGTGTCGCGCTGATTGGCACCGGCTTCATGGGCAAGTGCCATGCGATGGCATGGAACAATGTCGCCACCGTCTATGGGCTGCGGCGACCCAGGTTGAAGGTGTTGTGCGACATCGACCACTATGCGGCTTTGGCGCATGCTGCCTCATTCGGCTTCGAACGCGCCGCAACCGACTGGGAAGCTGTCGTCGCTGACCCGGAAGTCGATATCGTCTCCATCACCACGCCAAACGGGCTGCACAGGCCCATGGCAGAAGCCGCGCTCAGGGCGGGCAAGCATGTGTGGCTGGAAAAGCCCATGGCGCTTACACTTGAGGATGCGGATGCCATGGCACGACTTGCCCGATCGCTCCCGCAGCAGGTGACCCTTTT
This genomic window from Nitratireductor basaltis contains:
- a CDS encoding ATP-binding cassette domain-containing protein, with the protein product MEDIKKHFGNVIALNGVTFDVMPGECHCLLGDNGAGKSTFIKTMSGVHKPTGGQIFFEGKPLSFASPREAMEAGIATVFQDLAMIPLMSVTRNFFMGREPTKGRGLFKRFDLDRANEITMQEMRRMGINLRAPDQAVGTLSGGERQTVAIARAVYFGAKVLILDEPTSALGVRQTSNVLSTIDRVRKQGVGVVFISHNVRHALAVGDRFTVLNRGQTLGTAVRGEINASELQDLMAGGQELAQLEGSLGGTI